A genomic window from Heptranchias perlo isolate sHepPer1 chromosome 20, sHepPer1.hap1, whole genome shotgun sequence includes:
- the LOC137335850 gene encoding phosphoglycerate mutase 2-like → MACYKLVIVRHGESSWNQENRFCGWFDADLSEKGLAEATRGAKALKEAGYEFDVCYTSVLKRAIRTLWVILDGIDQMWLPVTRTWRLNERHYGGLTGLNKAETAAKHGEEQVKIWRRSFDTPPPPMDDKHPFYCIISKARRYQGLKSSELPSCESLKDTIARALPFWNDVIVPQIKAGKRVLIAAHGNSLRGIVKHLEGLSEAAIMELNLPTGIPIVYELDANLKPIKPMQFLGDEATVKAAMEAVAAQGKVKK, encoded by the exons ATGGCCTGCTACAAGCTGGTGATCGTGCGACACGGCGAGAGCTCCTGGAACCAGGAGAACCGCTTCTGCGGCTGGTTCGATGCCGACTTGAGCGAGAAGGGGCTGGCCGAGGCCACACGCGGGGCCAAGGCCCTGAAGGAGGCCGGCTACGAGTTCGACGTGTGCTACACCTCGGTGCTGAAGCGCGCCATCCGCACCCTCTGGGTTATCCTGGACGGCATCGATCAGATGTGGCTGCCCGTCACCCGCACCTGGCGCCTCAACGAGCGCCACTACGGCGGCCTCACCGGCCTCAACAAGGCGGAGACCGCCGCCAAGCACGGCGAGGAGCAGGTCAAGATCTGGAGGCGCTCCTTCGACACCCCGCCGCCGCCAATGGACGATAAGCATCCGTTTTACTGCATCATTAGCAAG GCAAGGCGTTATCAAGGACTGAAATCTTCCGAGCTGCCATCATGCGAGAGTCTGAAGGACACTATTGCCCGAGCTCTGCCTTTCTGGAATGATGTGATTGTACCGCAGATTAAGGCAGGAAAGAGAGTCCTGATTGCAGCCCATGGGAACAGTTTGCGTGGCATCGTCAAGCACCTGGAGG GTCTGTCAGAGGCTGCAATCATGGAGCTTAACCTGCCGACTGGCATTCCAATCGTTTATGAGCTGGACGCGAACCTGAAGCCCATCAAACCCATGCAGTTCCTGGGAGATGAGGCGACTGTAAAGGCGGCCATGGAGGCAGTAGCAGCACAGGGAAAAGTCAAGAAGTAG